The following proteins come from a genomic window of Phnomibacter ginsenosidimutans:
- a CDS encoding helix-turn-helix domain-containing protein, which produces MLLYISLTTILLSLLLLFFNWRRQTSTVYLSLAFIFLSVYGITHYLIVYGDSAFWLAIFYNHPAPLYLLIGPLLFFYVRGTLTDNHRLRRWDWLHFVPALIHFIGIIPWCMQSFAAKEKLMHNVLHNMDAMADIQANLFFNMSTAFSLRLLSLGVYVVASMLLVGRYWLQRRQRHNVPTAQSALTLRWLVLLLATMLLIAINMGIMTGNFLQKGLADTIRHFATLYIITGVVYSLLAIWMLLFPQVLYGLPAMQLPVPPAVPAGTVAAVAPVKTKTVSKVPATLQEENPFKALEAKIQAHLQTEKPYIQPDFDIYQLSKALGVPLHHLYYCFNEVMHTKFATLRMQYRVAHARQLLQSGQTANYTIEAIAHQSGFQSKSSFYKAFKEVTGMLPSEFVAKVEAGELEDDAVA; this is translated from the coding sequence ATGTTGTTATATATATCATTAACCACCATTTTGCTGTCGTTGCTATTGTTGTTCTTCAACTGGCGAAGGCAAACAAGTACGGTATACCTCAGTCTGGCATTTATTTTTCTTTCTGTGTATGGCATTACCCATTACCTCATTGTGTATGGCGACTCTGCTTTTTGGCTGGCAATATTTTATAATCATCCGGCACCATTGTATTTGTTGATTGGGCCGCTGTTGTTTTTTTATGTACGGGGTACCCTTACCGATAACCACCGGCTCAGGCGCTGGGACTGGCTGCATTTTGTGCCGGCGCTGATTCATTTTATTGGCATCATTCCCTGGTGTATGCAATCTTTTGCAGCGAAGGAAAAACTCATGCACAATGTGTTGCACAACATGGATGCGATGGCAGACATTCAGGCCAATCTTTTCTTCAATATGTCTACGGCATTCAGCTTGCGGCTGTTGTCGCTGGGTGTATATGTGGTAGCAAGTATGTTGTTGGTGGGCCGGTATTGGTTGCAGCGCCGGCAGCGGCACAATGTGCCCACGGCACAGTCGGCCCTTACGCTGCGCTGGCTTGTATTGTTGTTGGCTACCATGTTGCTCATTGCCATCAATATGGGCATCATGACGGGCAATTTTTTGCAAAAAGGACTGGCCGATACCATTCGGCATTTTGCGACGCTCTACATCATTACAGGGGTGGTGTATTCGTTGCTGGCCATCTGGATGTTGTTGTTTCCGCAGGTATTGTATGGCCTGCCTGCCATGCAGTTGCCTGTACCGCCTGCCGTACCTGCCGGCACAGTAGCAGCAGTTGCGCCGGTCAAAACAAAGACCGTGTCTAAAGTGCCGGCCACCTTGCAGGAAGAAAATCCATTCAAGGCACTGGAGGCAAAAATCCAGGCGCACCTGCAAACGGAAAAACCGTACATCCAACCCGACTTCGATATTTACCAATTGTCGAAAGCGTTGGGTGTGCCTTTGCATCATTTGTATTATTGTTTTAATGAAGTGATGCACACCAAATTTGCTACCCTGCGTATGCAATACCGGGTGGCACATGCACGGCAATTGCTGCAATCGGGGCAAACGGCCAACTATACCATCGAAGCCATTGCTCATCAATCAGGCTTTCAATCCAAATCGAGTTTTTACAAAGCATTCAAAGAAGTAACCGGCATGCTGCCTTCTGAATTTGTAGCCAAGGTAGAAGCCGGTGAACTGGAAGATGATGCGGTAGCATAA
- a CDS encoding calcineurin-like phosphoesterase C-terminal domain-containing protein: MQRRNFLKGLGLISAGSLPALPALSNGFRFDRMLKGKVHSKGKGLANVGVSDGFQIVNTAKDGSYQLQAHPNASHVFVILPAGYHIPHEKGIARFYAPIKNEGVQTADFALEPIAGGDEEHAFIVWGDTQIWDKEDAQQLVQVSAPDTKAAVAALGSLPVFGIGCGDLVFDKFELFDDYKKAVEVTGIPFFQVIGNHDMDLTARTDDQSQQTFKQQFGPTYYSFNRGAIHYVVLDDVFFIGMAKKYIGYITEAQLAWLEEDLKRVPAGSTVVVSLHIPTDTGMAERQKKKEEELGGIVANRAALYAMLKPYKVHIMSGHTHFNENWEKDNIMEHNHGTVCGAWWTGPVCGDGCPPGYGVYKVKGNELTWHYQSVGKAANHQLRLYKAGSVPEQANAVIANVWNYDPAWKVEWWLDGKAMGALQPFVGLDPLAKELYLGNKLPAKHKWVEPVLTNHLFATAAVQSGQTIVVKATDRFGKLFEESITA; encoded by the coding sequence ATGCAACGGAGAAATTTTTTGAAAGGACTGGGTTTGATTTCGGCAGGCAGCCTGCCTGCATTGCCCGCATTGAGCAATGGCTTTCGCTTTGATAGAATGCTGAAAGGAAAAGTACACAGCAAAGGCAAAGGTCTGGCCAATGTGGGTGTGAGTGATGGGTTTCAAATAGTGAATACTGCTAAAGATGGCAGCTATCAATTGCAGGCGCATCCCAATGCTTCGCATGTGTTTGTGATATTGCCGGCGGGCTATCACATTCCGCATGAAAAAGGCATTGCCCGTTTTTATGCGCCTATTAAAAACGAAGGCGTACAAACTGCTGATTTTGCTTTGGAACCCATTGCCGGCGGCGATGAGGAACATGCCTTTATTGTATGGGGCGATACCCAAATTTGGGACAAAGAAGATGCGCAACAACTGGTGCAGGTAAGTGCCCCGGATACAAAAGCCGCCGTGGCTGCATTGGGCAGCCTGCCTGTGTTTGGCATTGGTTGTGGCGATTTGGTGTTCGATAAATTTGAACTCTTTGACGATTATAAAAAAGCAGTGGAAGTAACCGGTATTCCTTTCTTTCAGGTAATTGGCAACCACGACATGGACCTCACTGCCCGCACCGATGATCAGTCGCAGCAAACATTCAAACAGCAGTTTGGCCCTACCTATTATTCATTCAATCGTGGCGCCATTCACTACGTGGTACTCGATGATGTTTTCTTCATTGGTATGGCTAAAAAATACATCGGCTATATTACCGAAGCACAACTGGCCTGGCTGGAAGAAGATTTGAAACGGGTGCCTGCAGGTTCAACCGTAGTGGTGAGCTTGCACATTCCCACTGATACAGGTATGGCCGAGCGGCAAAAGAAAAAAGAAGAAGAGCTGGGAGGCATCGTTGCCAACCGGGCTGCTTTGTATGCCATGCTCAAACCTTACAAAGTGCACATCATGAGTGGGCACACTCACTTCAATGAAAACTGGGAGAAAGACAACATCATGGAGCACAACCATGGCACCGTTTGTGGTGCCTGGTGGACCGGCCCCGTGTGTGGTGATGGATGTCCTCCGGGCTATGGTGTGTACAAGGTAAAAGGCAATGAACTGACCTGGCATTATCAATCTGTAGGTAAGGCGGCCAACCATCAGCTGCGGTTGTACAAAGCGGGCAGTGTGCCCGAGCAGGCCAATGCTGTAATAGCTAACGTATGGAACTACGACCCCGCATGGAAGGTTGAATGGTGGCTCGATGGAAAAGCCATGGGGGCGCTGCAACCTTTTGTAGGCCTCGATCCGCTGGCGAAAGAACTGTACCTCGGCAATAAACTGCCTGCTAAACACAAGTGGGTAGAACCAGTGCTCACCAATCATTTATTTGCTACTGCTGCCGTGCAATCGGGGCAAACGATTGTAGTAAAAGCTACCGATCGTTTTGGTAAGCTGTTTGAAGAAAGCATTACCGCCTAA